From a region of the Eulemur rufifrons isolate Redbay chromosome 7, OSU_ERuf_1, whole genome shotgun sequence genome:
- the TGFBR1 gene encoding TGF-beta receptor type-1 isoform X9 produces the protein MEAAAAAPRPRLLLLVLAAAGTLLPGATVKPSPGLGPVELAAVIAGPVCFVCISLMLMVYICHNRTVIHHRVPNEEDPSLDRPFISEGTTLKDLIYDMTTSGSGSGLPLLVQRTIARTIVLQESIGKGRFGEVWRGKWRGEEVAVKIFSSREERSWFREAEIYQTVMLRHENILGFIAADNKDNGTWTQLWLVSDYHEHGSLFDYLNRYTVTVEGMIKLALSTASGLAHLHMEIVGTQGKPAIAHRDLKSKNILVKKNGTCCIADLGLAVRHDSATDTIDIAPNHRVGTKRYMAPEVLDDSINMKHFESFKRADIYAMGLVFWEIARRCSIGGIHEDYQLPYYDLVPSDPSVEEMRKVVCEQKLRPNIPNRWQSCEALRVMAKIMRECWYANGAARLTALRIKKTLSQLSQQEGIKM, from the exons TAAAGCCATCACCTGGCCTTGGTCCTGTCGAACTGGCAGCTGTCATTGCTGGACCAGTCTGCTTCGTCTGCATCTCACTCATGTTGATGGTCTATATCTGCCATAACCGCACTGTCATTCACCATCGAGTGCCAAATGAAGAGGATCCTTCATTAGATCGCCCTTTTATTTCAGAGGGTACTACGTTAAAAGACTTAATTTATGATATGACAACATCGGGTTCTGGATCAG gtTTACCATTGCTTGTTCAGAGAACAATTGCGAGAACTATTGTGTTACAAGAAAGCATTGGCAAAGGTCGATTTGGAGAAGTTTGGCGAGGAAAGTGGCGGGGAGAAGAAGTTGCTGTTAAGATATTCTCCTCCAGAGAAGAGCGCTCATGGTTCCGTGAGGCAGAGATTTATCAAACTGTCATGTTACGTCATGAAAACATCCTGGGATTTATAGCAGCAGACAATAAGG ACAATGGTACTTGGACTCAGCTCTGGTTGGTATCAGATTATCATGAGCATGGATCCCTTTTTGATTACTTGAACAGATACACAGTTACTGTGGAAGGAATGATAAAACTCGCTCTATCCACAGCGAGTGGTCTTGCCCATCTTCACATGGAGATTGTTGGTACTCAAG GAAAACCAGCTATTGCCCATAGAGATTTAAAGTCAAAGAATATCTTGGTGAAGAAGAATGGAACTTGCTGTATTGCAGACTTAGGACTGGCAGTAAGACACGATTCAGCCACAGATACTATTGATATTGCCCCAAACCACAGAGTGGGAACAAAAAG GTACATGGCCCCTGAAGTTCTAGATGATTCCataaatatgaaacattttgaaTCCTTCAAACGAGCTGACATCTATGCAATGGGCTTAGTATTCTGGGAAATTGCTCGACGATGTTCCATTGGTG GAATTCATGAAGATTACCAGCTGCCTTATTATGATCTTGTACCTTCTGATCCATCAgttgaagaaatgagaaaagttgTTTGTGAACAGAAGTTAAGGCCAAATATTCCAAACAGATGGCAGAGTTGTGAA GCCTTGAGAGTAATGGCTAAAATTATGAGAGAATGTTGGTATGCCAATGGAGCAGCTAGGCTTACAGCTTTGCGCATTAAGAAAACATTGTCCCAACTCAGTCAACAGGAAGGCATCAAAATGTAA
- the TGFBR1 gene encoding TGF-beta receptor type-1 isoform X10 encodes MEAAAAAPRPRLLLLVLAAAGTLLPGATGLPLLVQRTIARTIVLQESIGKGRFGEVWRGKWRGEEVAVKIFSSREERSWFREAEIYQTVMLRHENILGFIAADNKDNGTWTQLWLVSDYHEHGSLFDYLNRYTVTVEGMIKLALSTASGLAHLHMEIVGTQGKPAIAHRDLKSKNILVKKNGTCCIADLGLAVRHDSATDTIDIAPNHRVGTKRYMAPEVLDDSINMKHFESFKRADIYAMGLVFWEIARRCSIGGIHEDYQLPYYDLVPSDPSVEEMRKVVCEQKLRPNIPNRWQSCEALRVMAKIMRECWYANGAARLTALRIKKTLSQLSQQEGIKM; translated from the exons gtTTACCATTGCTTGTTCAGAGAACAATTGCGAGAACTATTGTGTTACAAGAAAGCATTGGCAAAGGTCGATTTGGAGAAGTTTGGCGAGGAAAGTGGCGGGGAGAAGAAGTTGCTGTTAAGATATTCTCCTCCAGAGAAGAGCGCTCATGGTTCCGTGAGGCAGAGATTTATCAAACTGTCATGTTACGTCATGAAAACATCCTGGGATTTATAGCAGCAGACAATAAGG ACAATGGTACTTGGACTCAGCTCTGGTTGGTATCAGATTATCATGAGCATGGATCCCTTTTTGATTACTTGAACAGATACACAGTTACTGTGGAAGGAATGATAAAACTCGCTCTATCCACAGCGAGTGGTCTTGCCCATCTTCACATGGAGATTGTTGGTACTCAAG GAAAACCAGCTATTGCCCATAGAGATTTAAAGTCAAAGAATATCTTGGTGAAGAAGAATGGAACTTGCTGTATTGCAGACTTAGGACTGGCAGTAAGACACGATTCAGCCACAGATACTATTGATATTGCCCCAAACCACAGAGTGGGAACAAAAAG GTACATGGCCCCTGAAGTTCTAGATGATTCCataaatatgaaacattttgaaTCCTTCAAACGAGCTGACATCTATGCAATGGGCTTAGTATTCTGGGAAATTGCTCGACGATGTTCCATTGGTG GAATTCATGAAGATTACCAGCTGCCTTATTATGATCTTGTACCTTCTGATCCATCAgttgaagaaatgagaaaagttgTTTGTGAACAGAAGTTAAGGCCAAATATTCCAAACAGATGGCAGAGTTGTGAA GCCTTGAGAGTAATGGCTAAAATTATGAGAGAATGTTGGTATGCCAATGGAGCAGCTAGGCTTACAGCTTTGCGCATTAAGAAAACATTGTCCCAACTCAGTCAACAGGAAGGCATCAAAATGTAA